The Linepithema humile isolate Giens D197 chromosome 7, Lhum_UNIL_v1.0, whole genome shotgun sequence genome has a window encoding:
- the LOC105667616 gene encoding PRKR-interacting protein 1 homolog, with protein sequence MSDKETDEEKPVVAKTAVDLQRLKLTKLMKNVDKPVVLPERPKAKNTPSVPEFVRNVMGSSAGAGSGEFHVYRHLRRKEYARQKFIQEKARKELLDDEYHQKLEENKRLAEEATAKKRAKRLKKKQARKQKKRIKTTEQNVTEEKDSSEEDSSDEDEETRTVESSEVNEEKDDINIKNYSKSMSKNESETKAVKESFAEENRDISKTSSDTSSENDT encoded by the exons ATGTCAGATAAGGAAACAGATGAAGAGAAACCTGTAGTAGCAAAAACAGCTGTAGATCTGCAAAGATTAAAACTTACAAAGTTAATGAAAAACGTA gaTAAGCCAGTTGTATTACCAGAACGTCCCAAAGCCAAAAATACACCTTCTGTACCAGAATTTGTTCGCAATGTTATGGGTAGCAGTGCTGGAGCAGGTAGTGGAGAATTTCATGTATATAGACATTTACGACGCAAGGAGTATGCAcgtcaaaaatttatccaagAAAAAGCACGCAAG gaaCTTTTGGATGATGAATATCATCAGAAGctggaagaaaataaaagattagcAGAAGAAGCAACAGCAAAAAAACGGGCTAAGAGATTGAAAAAGAAGCAGGCTCGTAAGCAGAAGAAACGAATAAAAACTACTGAGCAAAATGTCACAGAAGAAAAGGATAGTTCAGAAGAAGACAGTTCAGATGAAGATGAAGAAACTAGAACTGTAGAAAGTAGTGAAgtaaatgaagaaaaagatgatataaatattaaaaattattctaagaGCATGTCTAAAAATGAAAGTGAAACAAAGGCAGTAAAAGAATCATTTGCAGAAGAAAATCGAGATATATCAAAAACATCTTCTGATACATCTAGTGAAAATGATACATGA